A single window of Candidatus Limnocylindrales bacterium DNA harbors:
- a CDS encoding glycosyltransferase yields the protein MRFQKFTTVYPIFIHQFLADNPDYESLSYQELYRRFTYTRYGSADFYAKHLEALGHEAEDLFASFEPLQKAWAREKGIKYGEDTWLKDIVLAQVKAFQPDILYLQDLYLFDQDFRWQLRQVCNKRVIILGWRASPTPDFTIFKDLDLILTSAPNFVTLLQQNGARAVYMPLAFEHTILDVVKPTMERDLSFSFVGNLGSRNGYHSQRYAWIEKLVACTPLQVWGQVSDPRLRPRKDRILDKVSYEANRVLKSLGVSQSFRSKLPVVRRGVPWISDPSLPSVKQLYPHRFHEPVMGLKNYEILARSRIVFNSHIDCAGEYAGNLRLYEATGMGACLLTDWKVNLPDLFKPDVEVVTYRSVEECIEKVRYLLDHEEERQTIARSGQQRTLREHTYFHRVQELVNLIRRYL from the coding sequence ATGCGATTCCAAAAATTCACAACGGTTTATCCCATTTTTATCCACCAATTTCTGGCAGATAATCCCGATTATGAAAGCCTTTCCTATCAGGAACTGTATAGGCGATTCACCTATACCCGGTATGGATCGGCTGACTTCTATGCAAAGCATCTGGAGGCTTTAGGCCATGAAGCGGAGGATCTGTTTGCTTCCTTTGAACCTCTCCAGAAAGCCTGGGCCAGAGAAAAAGGGATAAAGTATGGGGAGGATACCTGGCTAAAGGATATTGTTCTTGCCCAGGTTAAGGCTTTTCAACCAGATATCTTGTATCTCCAGGATCTCTACCTGTTTGATCAAGACTTTCGCTGGCAGTTACGTCAGGTCTGCAACAAAAGGGTCATAATCCTGGGTTGGAGAGCATCACCGACCCCGGATTTCACCATTTTTAAAGATTTAGATCTGATTCTGACGTCTGCTCCCAACTTCGTTACGCTGCTCCAACAGAATGGTGCCCGTGCAGTATATATGCCCTTGGCCTTTGAGCATACGATTCTGGACGTTGTAAAGCCTACTATGGAAAGGGATTTATCCTTTTCCTTTGTTGGAAACTTAGGGAGTCGAAACGGATATCATTCCCAGCGCTACGCCTGGATTGAGAAGTTGGTAGCGTGCACGCCTTTACAGGTATGGGGTCAGGTCAGTGACCCCAGGTTGCGGCCCCGAAAAGATCGGATTCTGGACAAGGTTAGCTATGAGGCGAACAGAGTTCTGAAAAGCCTGGGGGTATCCCAAAGCTTCCGATCGAAACTTCCGGTCGTTCGCCGGGGAGTTCCCTGGATATCGGATCCTTCACTACCTTCCGTAAAGCAGCTCTATCCCCATAGGTTTCACGAGCCTGTGATGGGATTAAAGAACTATGAAATTTTGGCAAGATCCAGGATAGTCTTCAACAGTCATATAGATTGTGCCGGGGAATATGCAGGTAACCTCCGTCTCTATGAGGCCACAGGAATGGGTGCCTGTTTGCTTACAGATTGGAAGGTCAACCTGCCTGACCTCTTCAAACCAGATGTAGAGGTGGTAACGTATCGCTCGGTTGAAGAATGTATCGAAAAGGTCCGTTACCTGCTCGATCACGAAGAGGAGCGCCAAACCATAGCCCGTTCCGGTCAACAGCGTACCCTGAGGGAACATACTTACTTCCACCGCGTGCAAGAGTTGGTAAACCTTATCCGTCGGTATCTATAA
- a CDS encoding sulfotransferase domain-containing protein: MLPNFLVIGAARAGTTSLYYWLKSHPEVFVPHVKEPCFFVHGYKHRISDWEEYLSLFEPGRGKIAIGDCSAAYLAAPESPAWIKEKLGNLKIIILLRNPVERAFSLYSWMIMEGYEWLPTFERALKEEERRFSSRAFQNKNPEYFWDYIYFRSGLYYQQVKRYLDTFEPELIRIYLFEDLKNNPSQVYKDICQFLGISNGFQPDFSVHNASRLPRFIRLQYLLRWFCRSSERLPVPLGEPVRRYLFAMMALNTKLGHKGTLPLTLKEKLRDAYKEDIVKLSELIQRDLSRWL, translated from the coding sequence GTGTTACCGAATTTTTTAGTTATTGGTGCTGCAAGGGCCGGTACTACCTCCCTTTATTATTGGCTTAAAAGCCATCCCGAGGTATTTGTACCCCATGTGAAAGAACCCTGTTTTTTTGTACACGGTTACAAGCATAGGATCTCAGATTGGGAGGAGTACCTTTCGCTCTTTGAGCCCGGACGAGGAAAGATAGCCATAGGTGATTGCTCGGCAGCCTATCTGGCTGCACCCGAAAGTCCGGCCTGGATTAAAGAAAAGTTGGGAAATTTAAAAATTATCATACTGCTTAGAAATCCCGTTGAGAGAGCCTTTTCCTTATATTCCTGGATGATTATGGAAGGGTATGAATGGCTTCCGACCTTTGAAAGGGCGTTGAAAGAAGAAGAACGGCGCTTCTCCAGCCGGGCTTTCCAAAATAAAAATCCGGAGTATTTTTGGGATTATATATACTTTCGAAGTGGCCTTTATTACCAACAGGTTAAAAGATATCTGGATACTTTTGAACCTGAGTTGATTCGAATTTATCTCTTCGAGGATTTAAAGAATAACCCTTCGCAGGTTTATAAAGATATTTGCCAGTTCCTTGGAATTTCCAATGGGTTTCAGCCTGACTTTTCGGTTCATAATGCCAGCAGGCTTCCCCGGTTTATCAGACTCCAGTATTTACTGCGCTGGTTCTGCAGGTCATCTGAAAGGCTGCCTGTTCCCTTAGGTGAGCCGGTTCGCAGGTATTTATTTGCCATGATGGCCTTAAACACGAAGTTAGGACATAAGGGTACATTACCTTTAACGTTAAAGGAAAAGCTTCGGGATGCCTATAAAGAGGATATTGTAAAGTTAAGCGAGCTTATTCAAAGAGATTTATCCCGGTGGCTGTGA
- a CDS encoding DegT/DnrJ/EryC1/StrS family aminotransferase, with translation MIPLVDLKAQYDSIQVEIDAAIQAVIRRSAFIGGEEVQRFEAEFAAYCETRACVGVGNGTDALYLALRALGIGPGDEVITVAHTFMATAEAISLTGAKPVFVDIQEETMLMDPKLLEAAITPRTRAIIPVHLYGQPCEMDQILEIARQYNLKVIEDAAQAHGARWRGRRAGSFGDVACFSFYPGKNLGAYGDGGAVVSQDEDLIRQIRMLADHGRQEKYLHEIQGLNSRLDGLQAAILRVKLRYLDTWNAARRRHAAYYLEALKGCGITLPVIHPDAESVWHLFVIRVSERERFQAWLKERGIDTGIHYPVPLHQQPAYRHLKIPAGVLPVTERIAKEVVSLPMYAELTEKHLTYISDSIRSWTHSKIVG, from the coding sequence ATGATTCCACTTGTAGATTTGAAGGCTCAGTATGATTCAATCCAGGTCGAAATAGACGCTGCTATTCAGGCTGTTATCAGGCGGAGTGCCTTTATTGGGGGAGAAGAAGTACAACGGTTTGAAGCAGAGTTCGCAGCTTATTGTGAGACCCGGGCGTGTGTTGGGGTAGGTAACGGTACAGATGCTCTCTATCTGGCCCTTCGAGCTTTGGGAATAGGACCGGGAGATGAGGTTATTACCGTAGCCCATACCTTTATGGCTACGGCAGAGGCCATCTCGTTGACCGGAGCAAAGCCTGTTTTTGTAGATATCCAGGAAGAAACCATGTTGATGGACCCGAAGTTACTGGAAGCAGCCATCACACCTCGTACCCGGGCCATCATTCCGGTTCACTTATACGGTCAGCCCTGTGAGATGGATCAAATCCTGGAAATAGCCCGACAATACAATTTAAAGGTGATCGAAGATGCTGCCCAGGCCCATGGAGCCAGGTGGCGAGGGCGGCGGGCAGGTTCTTTTGGGGATGTGGCCTGCTTTAGCTTCTATCCCGGAAAGAACTTAGGGGCTTATGGAGATGGAGGGGCTGTAGTCAGTCAGGATGAAGATCTGATCCGCCAGATTCGCATGTTGGCCGATCATGGCCGTCAGGAGAAATACCTCCATGAGATTCAGGGTCTAAACAGTCGTCTGGATGGATTGCAGGCAGCTATATTGCGCGTCAAATTACGATATCTAGATACGTGGAATGCGGCGCGCCGCAGGCATGCAGCCTATTATCTGGAGGCGTTGAAAGGGTGTGGAATTACCTTACCCGTTATCCATCCCGATGCCGAATCGGTATGGCACCTGTTTGTCATCCGGGTATCCGAACGAGAACGTTTTCAGGCCTGGCTCAAAGAGAGGGGGATCGATACGGGAATTCATTATCCTGTTCCCCTTCACCAACAACCTGCGTACAGGCATTTGAAAATTCCCGCAGGGGTATTGCCGGTAACAGAACGGATAGCCAAAGAAGTGGTCAGCTTACCCATGTACGCCGAGTTGACGGAAAAACACCTGACCTATATATCCGATTCGATCCGGTCGTGGACGCATTCAAAGATTGTTGGCTAA
- a CDS encoding GNAT family N-acetyltransferase, protein MQIDLQPYQESFAAEWDAFIINQSRNGGIFQERKFLSYHPKDRFKDESLLFYSGHHLIGVLPAACCITADQQLAVVSHPGSTAGALVYHKEMTVREVLLMLEKAIEYYKNKGFYRLEFRLAEALFSYPTDGELLYLLWHRGFKLVTREVCSCVNLENEDNWLRMGRKKNPATIRSLKNKGIQVRQIEDPSTPYSLIAQNLANRYEKKPTHSLEELSDLKSRYPDRIHFWVAIKDHLTLATLVVFVVNKQAVHTFYIAPDYTYARWNVMPLLFYEVFNYYKALGFRWFNFGLSSRGDWIKWGILEFKERMGGRATFKDVWALDNLAAYQFYNFPPL, encoded by the coding sequence ATGCAGATAGACCTGCAGCCTTATCAAGAAAGCTTTGCCGCAGAATGGGATGCCTTTATCATAAACCAATCCCGTAATGGGGGGATATTTCAAGAACGCAAATTTCTTTCCTATCATCCCAAAGATAGATTTAAAGATGAAAGCTTACTGTTTTATTCAGGCCATCATCTGATAGGTGTTTTACCCGCAGCGTGCTGCATCACGGCTGATCAGCAACTGGCTGTTGTCTCTCATCCAGGGAGTACTGCCGGAGCCCTGGTTTATCATAAAGAAATGACGGTGCGGGAAGTGCTTTTAATGCTGGAAAAAGCCATCGAATATTATAAAAATAAAGGCTTCTATCGTCTGGAATTTCGCCTGGCAGAAGCGTTATTTTCCTATCCTACCGATGGAGAACTTTTGTACCTCCTGTGGCACCGGGGATTTAAGCTGGTAACCCGTGAGGTCTGCTCTTGTGTAAATCTAGAAAACGAGGATAACTGGCTAAGGATGGGACGAAAGAAAAATCCGGCTACCATTCGAAGCTTAAAAAATAAAGGTATCCAGGTTCGCCAGATTGAAGACCCCTCTACCCCCTATTCCCTGATAGCCCAAAACCTGGCTAACCGGTATGAGAAAAAACCCACCCATTCCCTGGAGGAACTCTCCGACCTAAAGTCCCGATATCCAGATCGTATTCACTTTTGGGTAGCCATAAAAGATCATCTGACCCTTGCGACCCTGGTTGTATTTGTGGTAAATAAACAGGCCGTCCATACATTTTATATCGCCCCGGATTATACTTATGCCCGCTGGAACGTAATGCCCCTGCTTTTCTACGAGGTTTTCAATTACTATAAAGCTCTGGGGTTTAGATGGTTTAATTTCGGTTTATCTTCCCGGGGGGATTGGATCAAATGGGGTATTTTAGAATTCAAAGAACGGATGGGGGGACGGGCAACCTTCAAGGATGTCTGGGCACTGGATAATTTAGCCGCTTATCAATTTTATAACTTTCCACCTTTATAA
- a CDS encoding Gfo/Idh/MocA family oxidoreductase has protein sequence MKNRTKVTVAQIGCGYWGPNLLRNFSTHPDCHVKWVAELNPQRRAYVEENYPKTRALPSWEDAIGDPEVDTVVIATPASTHYELAKASLKAGKHTFVEKPLAMCTREADELLALAASVNRILMVGHTFLYNAAVRYVKKLLDKGEIGRVYYIYSQRLNLGQVRSDINAWWNLAPHDISILLYLMDGELPVSVMAYGVDYIQPGIEDVVFATLTWPNRITAHMQVSWLDPGKIRKMTLVGSRKMVIYDDISDDKIAILDKGVDRVPKAGESMDFDHFNNYQLFHRAGDIWLPRIDFQEPLKVEVAHFLECIRTGETPLTGPRHARDVVAVLEMGERSLRERPYLKEFNSILNRACGATCLTGRCQGV, from the coding sequence ATGAAAAATCGGACAAAAGTTACTGTCGCCCAGATCGGTTGTGGTTATTGGGGTCCTAACCTGTTACGTAATTTTTCCACGCACCCGGACTGCCATGTCAAATGGGTCGCAGAGTTAAATCCTCAGCGACGGGCTTACGTTGAGGAAAACTATCCAAAGACAAGAGCCCTTCCGAGTTGGGAAGATGCAATAGGCGATCCAGAGGTAGATACTGTCGTGATAGCCACACCGGCCTCAACCCACTATGAACTGGCAAAGGCCTCTCTCAAGGCGGGTAAACATACCTTTGTGGAAAAACCTCTGGCCATGTGTACCCGGGAAGCCGATGAGCTGCTAGCCTTAGCCGCCTCCGTCAATCGTATCTTAATGGTAGGACATACTTTTCTCTACAATGCTGCCGTACGTTATGTGAAGAAGCTCCTGGATAAGGGTGAAATCGGGCGGGTCTACTATATCTATAGCCAGCGGCTTAATCTCGGTCAGGTACGTTCGGATATAAATGCCTGGTGGAACTTAGCTCCCCACGATATCAGTATCTTGCTTTACCTCATGGACGGCGAATTACCTGTTTCTGTGATGGCCTATGGAGTGGATTATATCCAGCCTGGAATTGAGGATGTGGTATTTGCTACCCTGACCTGGCCCAATCGTATAACCGCCCATATGCAGGTGAGCTGGTTAGACCCCGGTAAAATCCGTAAAATGACCCTTGTGGGCAGTCGCAAGATGGTTATCTATGATGATATCAGTGACGACAAAATTGCCATATTGGATAAGGGAGTTGATCGGGTACCCAAAGCCGGAGAGAGCATGGATTTCGATCATTTTAATAACTATCAACTGTTTCACCGGGCAGGGGATATCTGGTTACCTCGAATTGATTTTCAAGAACCGTTAAAGGTGGAGGTTGCCCATTTTTTAGAGTGTATCCGAACAGGTGAAACCCCTTTAACGGGCCCCCGGCATGCTCGGGATGTCGTAGCCGTGTTGGAGATGGGAGAACGCTCACTTCGCGAGCGACCTTATCTCAAGGAGTTTAATTCAATCCTTAACAGGGCGTGCGGGGCGACCTGTTTAACAGGCCGCTGCCAGGGAGTTTGA
- a CDS encoding formyltransferase family protein: protein MNFAIVGNNDGPLRLLRSVYKVGLLPAFVGLQKPVDETLRKAYLTFIEEARFYEGFDESGLIQIAAPYSLDLLINCFCNFRFKKILELYPTLNVHPSPLPKYRGRHPMHWALINDEKEFGITLHQMIEEIDAGDIYWQRMIKLDEGMSVAELRNRLLDLVEEEFGRFLEDFLKGEIKAMPNPRDQATYVTRRFPRDSQLTDWSTNRVIYCKVMALRSESNPAFFMFNSQQVQVFSAELVNKKYVGFSAPLVCEIHADGATIICEDGSCVRLSGFDPFKYNIKINEKIPL, encoded by the coding sequence ATGAATTTCGCTATCGTTGGAAATAATGATGGTCCTTTACGGTTATTGCGATCGGTTTATAAGGTAGGTTTGTTACCGGCTTTTGTTGGGCTGCAGAAACCGGTCGATGAAACTCTCAGAAAAGCTTATCTTACCTTCATAGAAGAGGCCAGATTTTATGAAGGCTTCGATGAGTCAGGACTTATACAGATTGCGGCCCCTTATAGTCTCGACCTGCTCATCAACTGCTTTTGCAATTTTCGCTTTAAAAAGATCCTGGAACTTTATCCAACCCTTAATGTGCATCCATCCCCTTTGCCTAAGTATCGGGGACGACATCCCATGCATTGGGCCCTCATCAACGACGAAAAAGAATTTGGAATAACCCTCCATCAGATGATAGAAGAAATCGATGCCGGAGACATTTACTGGCAACGTATGATAAAGCTTGATGAGGGGATGTCCGTTGCAGAATTACGAAATCGCCTGCTGGATCTGGTCGAAGAAGAGTTTGGCCGGTTCCTGGAGGATTTTCTAAAAGGGGAAATCAAGGCCATGCCAAACCCCCGGGACCAGGCAACCTATGTTACACGGCGGTTTCCGCGAGATAGTCAGCTAACCGATTGGTCGACCAATCGGGTGATATATTGTAAAGTCATGGCTTTGAGGAGTGAAAGTAACCCTGCCTTCTTTATGTTCAACTCCCAGCAGGTGCAGGTATTTTCAGCCGAGCTGGTCAATAAAAAATATGTAGGCTTTTCGGCTCCGCTGGTATGCGAAATCCACGCAGATGGAGCTACCATCATTTGTGAAGATGGGTCTTGTGTAAGACTATCCGGATTCGATCCGTTTAAGTACAACATCAAAATAAATGAAAAAATACCACTCTAA
- a CDS encoding ABC transporter ATP-binding protein, with translation MGKIAIRIEGLGKQYRLGTYRAPYATLRESVIRAVQVPLRFLQHKRYPIDRTLWALKEVSFEVQRGEVVGIIGRNGAGKSTLLKILSRITEPTEGYAEIHGRVGSLLEVGTGFHPELTGRENIYLNGAILGMRKAEIDRKFDEIVAFAEVEKFLNTPVKYYSSGMYVRLAFSVAAHLEPEILLVDEVLAVGDAGFQKKCLGKMGEVAKEGRSVLFVSHNMAAVEALCNRACWIKEGRLVDSGAVSVIIRQYLEDLSVLRSIPLRDRLDRRGCGHIVLTDYCLMDNQGRKVEFAISGQELNIVLSYEARDSVPLDDMVFGIGIFTLYGQHLIQCNNQLTGAEFSGLNRSGRIRCKIPRLPLAPGVFNLNFILRRKGEIEDWIQDAGQLTVEAGDFFGTGRLPPPSHGGLLVDQEWEVV, from the coding sequence ATGGGTAAAATAGCCATTCGTATTGAAGGGCTGGGGAAGCAATATCGTCTAGGTACTTATAGAGCTCCCTACGCAACCTTGCGTGAGTCTGTGATCAGGGCGGTTCAAGTTCCCCTCAGATTCCTACAACACAAGAGATACCCGATAGACCGGACGCTATGGGCCCTCAAAGAGGTTTCCTTTGAGGTCCAGCGCGGCGAAGTGGTGGGTATCATCGGTCGTAATGGAGCCGGTAAATCCACACTTCTAAAAATTCTTTCCCGCATCACAGAACCCACTGAAGGCTACGCCGAGATTCATGGCCGGGTAGGATCCTTACTGGAGGTGGGGACGGGTTTCCATCCTGAATTGACGGGGCGAGAAAACATCTACCTGAATGGCGCCATTCTGGGTATGAGAAAAGCCGAGATAGATCGAAAGTTTGATGAAATTGTGGCCTTTGCCGAAGTAGAGAAATTTTTAAATACTCCCGTCAAATATTATTCCAGTGGCATGTATGTACGGCTGGCTTTTTCCGTAGCCGCCCATTTAGAGCCGGAGATCCTTCTGGTGGATGAGGTACTGGCCGTGGGGGATGCAGGTTTCCAGAAAAAATGTCTGGGAAAGATGGGAGAAGTGGCTAAAGAAGGACGAAGTGTACTCTTTGTAAGCCACAATATGGCGGCTGTGGAAGCCCTCTGCAACCGGGCGTGCTGGATAAAGGAGGGTCGGCTGGTCGATTCCGGAGCCGTTTCGGTTATTATCCGTCAATACCTGGAAGATCTCTCCGTTCTGCGTTCAATTCCTCTCCGGGATCGCTTAGACCGACGGGGTTGTGGTCATATTGTCCTTACGGATTATTGTTTAATGGATAATCAGGGCCGGAAAGTCGAGTTTGCCATATCCGGGCAGGAACTTAATATCGTATTGTCCTATGAAGCCAGGGATTCTGTACCTCTGGATGATATGGTTTTCGGGATCGGTATCTTTACCCTTTACGGCCAGCATTTGATTCAATGCAACAATCAACTGACAGGGGCTGAGTTTAGTGGCCTTAATCGTTCTGGCCGAATACGGTGCAAGATTCCCAGACTCCCCCTGGCACCCGGTGTGTTTAATCTTAACTTTATCCTGCGACGGAAGGGAGAGATCGAAGACTGGATTCAAGATGCCGGGCAGTTGACCGTAGAGGCCGGAGATTTTTTTGGTACCGGACGTTTACCTCCTCCAAGTCATGGAGGACTCCTGGTGGACCAGGAATGGGAAGTAGTATGA
- a CDS encoding DegT/DnrJ/EryC1/StrS family aminotransferase codes for MISVFEPVIGEEEINAVVMALRRGEISGSFGESIVRFEQEFAGYCGCKYGVAVSSGAAALHLAVAAAGIGPGEEVLVSASTNIATALAVFHHGAVPVPVDSEEITWNLNLDLIESLITSRTRAIIPVHLYGHPVDMDRLCEIARRHNLQVIEDCAESHGATCRGKKTGSFGDMGCFSFYANKVITTGEGGMVITNDKVLAERLRLLRNLAFTKPRFRHELAGYNFRMTGYQAAMGVVQLHKIEQIITEKRRVAHTYHRYLSDIPGLQLPSEAPWARNVYWMYAMVVQPEFGISRDQLMKWLSREGIDTRTFFCPMNQQPCLQSQPGFREISCPVADKLWERGLYLPSSYTLSEATIQSIAESIRRAAQHAKKTTL; via the coding sequence ATGATATCGGTTTTTGAACCTGTAATCGGTGAAGAAGAAATTAATGCGGTCGTTATGGCCTTGAGACGGGGTGAAATTTCCGGATCCTTTGGCGAATCCATTGTCCGATTTGAACAGGAATTTGCCGGGTATTGCGGTTGTAAATATGGAGTTGCCGTCAGCAGCGGGGCGGCAGCCTTGCATTTAGCCGTTGCTGCTGCGGGTATTGGTCCTGGAGAAGAAGTACTGGTTAGTGCCAGTACCAATATTGCTACCGCCCTGGCTGTATTTCACCATGGGGCCGTTCCTGTTCCGGTAGATTCTGAAGAAATCACATGGAACCTCAATCTGGATTTGATTGAATCTCTCATCACTTCACGTACCCGGGCCATTATTCCGGTCCATTTATATGGTCATCCGGTAGATATGGATCGCTTATGTGAAATTGCCAGACGCCATAACCTCCAGGTGATTGAGGACTGTGCGGAATCCCATGGGGCTACCTGCCGTGGAAAAAAGACGGGTAGTTTTGGGGATATGGGATGCTTCAGCTTCTATGCCAATAAAGTGATTACCACCGGCGAGGGGGGGATGGTCATAACCAACGATAAAGTCTTGGCCGAACGTCTGCGGTTATTACGGAATTTAGCCTTTACAAAGCCGCGCTTCCGACACGAACTGGCCGGGTATAACTTCAGGATGACCGGTTATCAGGCCGCCATGGGCGTCGTCCAGCTTCACAAAATCGAACAGATTATTACTGAGAAGCGACGGGTGGCCCATACCTATCACCGTTATCTGTCTGATATTCCAGGCCTACAACTTCCCTCTGAAGCTCCCTGGGCACGAAATGTTTATTGGATGTATGCGATGGTTGTTCAGCCTGAGTTTGGTATCAGTCGAGATCAACTCATGAAATGGTTAAGTCGGGAGGGGATTGATACCCGTACCTTTTTCTGTCCCATGAACCAGCAACCCTGCCTGCAATCCCAGCCGGGATTCCGTGAAATCTCCTGCCCGGTGGCAGATAAGTTGTGGGAAAGAGGACTTTATTTACCTTCCAGTTATACGCTATCTGAAGCGACGATTCAAAGCATTGCAGAAAGTATTCGGCGTGCCGCCCAGCACGCAAAAAAAACTACCTTATGA
- a CDS encoding methyltransferase, TIGR04325 family: MGKLKSTLKRILNPFTQKAGQKQYTTYETALADCTEHGYENEDIIEVVLQKTQKYRDSLLSEGKPIRLSPTSAYSLCSLLASLEALEIRVIDFGGACGAHYYLARAVLPPSYKLRWIVVETPKMIQKAAEIFTNDELTFSSNLREAADSLRQIDLLHTSGTLQYVNNPCEYLRTLVSIHATHILFNRLNLTKGSQDIITIQESWLSCNGPGAMPSGVQDRKVRYPVVFLRESTFYDAISKDYDVVMTFDEPGDVFSIESGPIFSVGLLARRKR; the protein is encoded by the coding sequence ATGGGGAAGTTGAAATCTACCTTAAAAAGGATTTTAAACCCTTTTACTCAAAAGGCAGGCCAGAAGCAATATACTACCTATGAGACAGCGTTAGCTGACTGTACTGAGCACGGCTACGAAAACGAAGATATCATTGAGGTAGTTCTACAAAAAACCCAGAAATACCGGGACAGCCTCTTGTCTGAGGGAAAACCTATTCGTCTCAGTCCAACCAGTGCATACAGCCTCTGCTCCCTCCTCGCATCCCTTGAAGCGCTGGAGATCCGAGTCATCGATTTCGGTGGGGCGTGTGGAGCCCACTACTATCTAGCACGTGCTGTACTTCCTCCTTCTTACAAATTGAGGTGGATTGTCGTTGAAACACCTAAAATGATCCAAAAAGCCGCAGAAATCTTTACCAACGATGAATTGACTTTCTCATCTAACTTGAGGGAAGCTGCTGACTCTCTCAGGCAGATAGATTTGTTGCATACATCGGGAACCCTTCAATACGTCAATAATCCCTGTGAATACTTAAGAACTCTTGTCTCAATCCATGCGACTCATATTCTATTCAATAGACTCAATCTGACAAAAGGTTCCCAGGATATCATCACCATTCAAGAATCCTGGCTCAGTTGTAATGGACCTGGTGCCATGCCCAGCGGTGTACAAGATCGAAAAGTACGATATCCAGTTGTCTTCCTGCGAGAATCCACGTTTTACGATGCAATAAGTAAGGACTATGACGTTGTCATGACGTTTGATGAACCAGGTGATGTGTTCTCCATCGAGAGTGGACCCATCTTCAGTGTCGGTCTGTTGGCAAGACGAAAACGATAG
- a CDS encoding acyltransferase, whose product MRLLVLSNSPMGRAARKVARVARALENLFQANMLPRMGLTKSVRMGRDSHADIYSRLSCDPFGTIQLGNHVALSRVHIKVGRKATLQAGDFCTLQDATIMVGDNSTVTLGEGVQLRGVSIQVSQAGVLDIAAGGVFVCEPNHPFSVIINKGSAVFGPRVHVSGDIFVRFGGRLKVGQYTGIGMGALLRCEEAITIGDYCLISYDVVVYDTNAHSVDWKERRHRMEVGYPVGMEEVARPLTKPIEIGNDVWIGMRSLILKGAKIGDRVIVGMGTTVTGSVPEDSLVVSEYPRIISRK is encoded by the coding sequence ATGAGGTTGTTGGTTTTGTCAAACTCCCCCATGGGTCGTGCTGCCCGAAAGGTCGCCCGAGTTGCCCGGGCTTTGGAGAATCTTTTTCAGGCCAATATGCTTCCCCGTATGGGACTTACAAAATCTGTAAGGATGGGAAGAGACAGCCATGCCGATATTTATTCCCGTTTATCATGTGATCCCTTCGGCACTATTCAACTCGGCAACCACGTGGCTTTATCCAGGGTCCACATAAAGGTGGGTAGAAAGGCAACTTTACAAGCCGGGGATTTCTGTACCCTGCAAGATGCCACCATAATGGTGGGGGACAATTCCACGGTTACGTTGGGTGAAGGGGTCCAACTTCGAGGGGTGAGCATTCAGGTTTCCCAGGCCGGGGTTTTGGATATTGCTGCCGGCGGTGTCTTTGTTTGTGAACCAAATCATCCGTTCTCTGTGATTATAAATAAAGGTTCGGCGGTATTTGGACCCAGAGTTCATGTGAGTGGAGATATTTTTGTTCGCTTTGGAGGTCGGCTCAAAGTCGGCCAATATACCGGCATCGGGATGGGAGCCTTGCTACGATGCGAAGAGGCCATAACGATCGGGGATTATTGTTTGATATCCTATGACGTAGTGGTTTACGATACAAACGCCCATTCAGTTGATTGGAAGGAGCGTCGTCATCGGATGGAAGTGGGTTATCCGGTAGGGATGGAGGAAGTTGCCAGACCCCTCACGAAACCCATCGAAATCGGAAATGATGTCTGGATTGGAATGCGATCCCTGATTCTTAAGGGGGCAAAGATAGGGGATCGGGTGATTGTGGGGATGGGGACAACGGTTACAGGATCGGTTCCAGAAGATAGTCTGGTGGTCTCTGAGTATCCACGAATTATCTCCAGGAAATGA